The DNA window aagaaaaaatcacaTTATTCATGATACAGTTTATGTGAAACACATATTGCTTGTTATAATGTGCTTGTTAGGATGAGACTAATGATGCTGACCAGATCGTAGTGACAGTTGTGGCAGATGAACGGCCCGCTACTGTTCCCTCCAGTGGAGTTAGTGCAGGCGTCGCACACCAGATTTCCATAAGCCTTAGAGAACAGTGTGGGGGCAAACACACCTGCCATTGACAGAGGGATGAGTCAGTGAGTAACATTTTGGAAATGCTTTTACTTTGCATTTGATTTCAGTTTtggcagacagaaacagagcgTAACAAACACGTGTACAGCTGGTGCACACCTGAGGATCACAGAGCGTTTGGTCATTACTGAAATAATCTACACATCTTTTCTTTATCGATACGATATCTCTGAACATGGGACTTTCTATTCTCCAGACAGTTACTTCTCTGATGTAAAGACATTGGTTTATTTGTTTGATAATTTAATATCCACTAGAGAATTGTGTGATAAAATTTACTTCATTAATTTCAGCTAACAGGTGGTGCAAATGTTGAATGttaaaacacatgcaaacacaatgAAAACAGCAGCGGCAAgtaagtaaaaaacaactgtagcTGTAACATTTTGTCTGCAGGTGACataaatgtcaacattttaGTAGCTGCTTCTTTTTGAGTctgcaaaaacatgtttacatctgGACATCCaaaccgctgctgctgctgctgctgcttgttccCTTTTGAAAACACAGGTTGGAGAAACTGTAGCTAactaaacatgaataaatacatttctaagTACATCAGGAGCCAGGTTCATTAGGTGGTTTGCATCTAAAATACAGCTACAAAGTGAAAATTGTGCCTTGTTTTTATTCCATAAATGGTCTGTGACTTCTCTTGTTGTTATCACCACCTGTGTCAGACACTTCCAACCCTGTACAGCTAGATGACGCCATGCAGTACATATCTATCTAATACTTGCCTCCTACAGAGATGAAAAGCAAGGCAGAGCTCACTCCTGTCGAGCGACTGTTGAATCTTTGCTCGCTGTGTCTCAGCCCTCCGATTATCATGCAGATACCCtgagaaaaagacaaatcaaGGAGCCTCATTCCTGATGCACATGCTGCTTGAATGTGACTTTCGTCTCCACTGTGATGTGACTGATTCACTGATTTCATATAATTTTTCACTGAGTTTACAGCTTCTTTCAAAAGTAAACGCAGGTTGGCTCACGGGGATGAAGAGGATGCATCCGAGCAGCGTGCCAGTCAATGCTGCTTTGACAACCTCCTGCAGACACGGGTTGGCGGCACGGTGACCTCTGATCAGGGCTGTGATGTAAAAGGTCAACTCTGTGATGGAGCCGAAGGTGGCGTTCACCACTGCACCCACTGCAAAGTTACTCTGGGCTGCGATACTGCAAGtgtcagaaataaaaaaaatcagtgactCTTTTAACATTTCTGGAAACTAGATGTATAGGGCAACATCAAATTGAATTTATGTTTTACAGGTGTGTTTTAAAGGGATGAAAACAACTCACCTGGCAATGCCCATACCGATATAATAAGACAGAGGTATGATGGAGCAGAGTGCTATGGCGAACTTGACATTAGAGCTGGCGTACAGGTTTTCTCTGTCAACATATCCAATTACCAGGGCAACTATTACTAGTGGGAGGAGGTCTGAGATGGGGGTCAAAGATGATAACAGGTCTTCATATGACACATatgactacgtttacatgcgcAAAAtatttttgcccttattccgaACTAAGTTGTTTACATGGCTCATGAAAATGAAATTCCACTAATATTGCTGTGTACATGCAGCCATGTAGACTCAGATTCATGTGCTttaacatgtcatttatcatgCAAAATTATGGAAAAGTGGATTGGCTGGTGCCGCTTGTgctattttgcttctttgcatcagaATAGGATTTTTCCAAAGTTCTCCACCGGCGGCAGATTTGTTCAACTGTGTCAAAATAACGTCCCTCTTTTATTACTTCAACCACCGTGTTGCACATattcaaaaacctgttgatatctaagtctttcataatgttttaaagcaggtgtgtttcttcttccAATTAGAAATGtgagcttttcttttgggcgTGCATCTCTACCCCACAGCCTTGCAAACTTTAGGCGAGCTAGTCATAAACAGGCCAGAGGCAGGGTGtcgcaaactgcagtaaaaaccccGACTGAGATACATATTGTAAATGCGCTGTGTgtatgtccaaagaatgctcttCAAACCTGAATCATGTCGACATATCCCACGTCTTAATCGAAAATGCTACATTCAGAAGAAGGCCTAACTCAGGATATGCAAACAGAACATGCTGTTAACGTGACCCATATCAAATTCATGATATTGACATATTTGGAATAACAGTGGAAATATTCGTGTGCGTGTAATCATAGTCACTACTGACACACACTCTTCACACACACTGGTAAAGGATACTGACAGCGAACACATTGATCCCATCAACAGTGTACTTGTAGTAGTACCAGTTTACAGCATGGTAGCAGCACAGCACTGCTCTGGTCTCGTACACTTGATACTGagggtaaaataaaaaataaagaagctGGTGCATGAAACCAACACTGAATAATCGCTGCGTTTATGTGCGTTGAATAAACATTAAATCTCTCCCTTGCCTTCCTCTGTGAGCAGGTGGACACAGAAACATCCTCAGGAGCCAAGAGAAGAATGACACCCAGTGTGCGTCCGTTCATCTTGCAAACGGGGATGGTGAAGACCAGGATCCAGGAGAGGAAGCAGGCCACGGAGTGGATGACCACCAGAGGAGGATAACCCAGCAGCAGCCACACGTAAGTGGAGATACGATGCTACACAACAAGGAGAAAAATATCCTATGATTTCCATGTAGCAGAGACTGGTTAGTCATATAAAGTGTGCTCATACATTGTCTATATGTGTACTGTAAGTACCCAGTAGGGAGAGCGCAGAGGTCGTCCTGGCAGCTCTGAGATTGGCACCTCTGTAGGCGAAGGCAGCAGAACCGGTGAGTTATCATCCGCCCCATCTATGTTACACTCACAGTCTGGTGCTTGCTCACAACATCTTCTCAATGTATTTCCAATCTGGAGAAACACAACCAGAGGGAAGTGTTATTTCTGGCTCAGTAGGGCACTGACTTTACATTTCATCTAGTGTAATCACAATCACTGtggcaactaacaattatttataTGACTGATTGGTCTAATTTTCTTTCAAGTAGTTCATCGTTTAGTGCACACAATGTCGGGAAATAGTTTAAAATCTTCACCACAATTTCCCAGAGGCAAGGTGACGTCTTTATACTTTATACTGTGTTTATCTGACCAACAGGCTAAAAACCAAAGATATCCCATTTACAGAGCTATAAAACAGAAGATCTTCACATTTGAGGAACTGGAGGCTGTGGATGTTTATGTTTCTGCATGATAGataaattattaatcaaaagTAAAATTGTGTTGTCAAAACTACACAAAGGAAATCAAACCCAAGTAAACAGTAACAgataggggtgtaacgatacatccACCTGGATCGATGTCAATTTAATGAATGGCGATCCAATATAATTGATGcacagtgaaaacatcaataaatatCATTGTCTTCAAGATACGCCTTTATTTCAAAATTCCCATGGCACGTGTGTGTCACCATTTCCATCCAAGCACACCTCCTTTCTCAACGCTCAAACCATTCAATGCTTAGCTGCCTAGCACCCAGCAGATAATGGTGAGCAGCCATGAAATAAACAgtgaggatatttactgatattgtGTCTTATCAAAATCGAATCGTAAAGATCATTTacgttgtccaaagaatcaatacaatatcatattgtgatgaaacttgCCATGTACACCCCTAGTAACAGATcaataatagaaataaaaattgccaactaaaatagaaataatttAGTTGACCTATGGCTACACCAAAGTGTGTAGATGTTAAAGGGCTAATGTGCCTGatctagtggcatctagcagcgAGGTTGTTGACTCCAGCCAACTAAAAATTCTCTCATGTAGCACATAGGAGAACTACAGTACAGTGGCCGATGTAACAGTGGCTGACACACAACACAACtattcttatttccaggtgattataaagcaatgaaaatataGTCATGGAATCTATCAACATATCCCCATAAAtcgtacacactggactttaaaAATAAGTGTTCAGAAATGTGTGCTGCTctgatgtttgtgtgtaatAACTGTATAATATATCAGATCAGTTAATTCCATTGGAAACCAGTGAAGGAAGGCAAACAGAAGACTGACACTTTCCTTTGGAGAAAAGGAACCGGAGCACCAAAGCCCGACTCTTAAAGAACTAACATGTCATGGCAGTCATCCAGTGACATCCTAAACTGATCTGGACTGGTTGAACACACTAACACATAATACCAGCAGGTCAgaatttcaacaacaaaagcacaacaaCTTTGAGATAACAGTTTCAGTTCCCCGTTGGAAAGGGCaatctgacagcaaggtaaagcggtggaaatattctgaatatagcatacacttatgctgatatagatttttttaggtggctaaaaactaaacaattaaGGCAGCATTTGCTCAGTGCCGTTtcattttatgtgtgtgacGCAGGGATTTTCGAACCAGAAGTAACTGGAAACAAACTCTGTAAACTGGTCCATACAGTTGTGATAATGCTACACAATATGGAGAAAAACTGAAGTGGGTATTCTTCTGCATCCTGTAAAGTAACACCTGAGCCACTGGTATTGATATCAAAACAACTCAGGTGTACGTGCAAACTTTATAAAACTGTGAATACATTTCTAATTCCTATCTTAAAATATACGTCTTCACTGAGCTGAAGAATATTAATGGGATTTTCTTTAATTGTGTTCAAACAGTCAACACCATCCTCACCCACGTATCGCAATAAGAAGTTGCAGCTGTTTAGAGTTGCAGTCTTGTGGTGTCACTCAGTTAAAGCAAGACTTCTGCTGTTGTGACCACAAGTCTGTGAAATTTTGAGGAAACGGCATGATTCACTGTGCATCTTCCTCATTTCACTTTGCAGAGAaagtaaaagagaaaaacagggGTAACATCCCAGAACAACAACTGAACCCAAACTGTACCTCGTGGATTGTCTTGCCGAATGGCCACAGGAAGTAGCAGGACAACTTCCAGCAGAGCTTGCCTGAGGAGTGagagaaataaatgaatgaggaCAATATCTTATCGGTGATAAACATCACCATTAATCTCTGCTAATTGGCTCACCTACCGTACGGCACACCAGTGATAGTGGCGAACATTAGTATGCTGATCAGCAAATATGCCAGAGAGACCCACCAACCGAAGAGAAGCACATACGCTATGTTTCCACATGTGATCAGATGACCTGACACCAAGAGGACAGACAATATTATTAGTGAAAGACTGACAAGTTCTCCAACAGCAACAGTATTAATTTGTCTCCATACATAAAGGATGATGCTGGTTTATTACAGCTTTGATCTCATTTTTGTGCTTTTGGCCACATTTCTctgaaaattcataacattgTACCCACTAAGTTTCACATCTGGGAGCACAGAGTCTATTATTATGTGTCCTAGTTGATCTGATCA is part of the Epinephelus lanceolatus isolate andai-2023 chromosome 5, ASM4190304v1, whole genome shotgun sequence genome and encodes:
- the LOC117262465 gene encoding uncharacterized protein LOC117262465 translates to MSVSSTHSSDSSSRRRRPAEHTQDLPWEQDPQAGHNHVQIDDRLCGGPQINLTDTPSSHQSICPVGCTTKRLPAHACLCDDSWEEIQSKRTIRAENEVEANKLVNNYRFGFRKWKSHVTARPFEVRSEVVKELYSELNIIKPHSGHLITCGNIAYVLLFGWWVSLAYLLISILMFATITGVPYGKLCWKLSCYFLWPFGKTIHEIGNTLRRCCEQAPDCECNIDGADDNSPVLLPSPTEVPISELPGRPLRSPYWHRISTYVWLLLGYPPLVVIHSVACFLSWILVFTIPVCKMNGRTLGVILLLAPEDVSVSTCSQRKYQVYETRAVLCCYHAVNWYYYKYTVDGINVFAVNLLPLVIVALVIGYVDRENLYASSNVKFAIALCSIIPLSYYIGMGIASIAAQSNFAVGAVVNATFGSITELTFYITALIRGHRAANPCLQEVVKAALTGTLLGCILFIPGICMIIGGLRHSEQRFNSRSTGVSSALLFISVGGVFAPTLFSKAYGNLVCDACTNSTGGNSSGPFICHNCHYDLNNGTLFHDHVEPLVYTVSALLPTAYIIGLMFTLKTHSHIYDIHVGDGQVTGHNGPVVHWSRWRSLVILIMATVLTSACADLATEHIQPILNQPNISQYFIGVTILAMVPEIPEIVNGIQFALQNNISLSLEVGSCMAVQVCMLQIPILVLFNAFYDVGFVLLFSDLHLWASIFSVILVNYIFMDGKSDYFQGTALVVVYLILLALYYFAPSPAGC